From Diadema setosum chromosome 5, eeDiaSeto1, whole genome shotgun sequence, the proteins below share one genomic window:
- the LOC140228435 gene encoding uncharacterized protein, translating into MDTAAVSCNPVCIGEGPGEVQLYRGLRKVVDKPTRSGSILDKILTNLGDFYKQVAILSPLGKSDHNVVTWFPKEVFPREPNVLTRRVLRPIRDSDARCFGRWISNQSWSGVHDAPDTQTKCDEFYSILHQALNTFFPQKEPAVARVNPKAMAQQDPNDREGAGRAVMWMTPRMISTALARCMSGIPDCEIWYEPYGFCHFAEEEMKKAGIIDIPRSYDGHEREFSLASERLGIVFNCEFVADQLTYSSVQKRLEESKSKYVFVKDESCGMNTDDKKKYFPLGYRHCFLLRHPLQVYNSLRKAGFRQLKASNILPTDAQEKTFDLRQFVAVYYLENMFQHHYNLWKYVKEKIDPSVMVIDASDLLNHPGEVMSKYCQAMGFPYSESMLEWEASEEVLKTWKWPSPNRYRSKIFKAAAVESTGFLAAPPVPPRDDLPPDVIDLADEAMPYYEEMFLSRIKVSAS; encoded by the exons GTAGTGGACAAACCCACAAGATCTGGCTCAATCCTGGATAAGATCTTAACAAATCTCGGGGACTTCTACAAACAAGTTGCCATTCTTTCCCCCCTCGGCAAAAGTGACCACAACGTGGTAACCTGGTTTCCCAAGGAAGTATTTCCCCGAGAGCCCAATGTGTTGACTAGGCGTGTCTTGAGACCTATCCGTGACTCTGACGCAAGATGTTTTGGTAGGTGGATCTCAAATCAGTCCTGGTCTGGTGTTCATGATGCCCCAGATACCCAGACTAAATGTGATGAGTTCTACTCCATCCTTCACCAAGCCCTGAACACATTCTTCCCTCAGAAGGAG CCGGCAGTTGCTCGAGTGAACCCGAAAGCCATGGCGCAACAAGATCCAAACGATCGGGAGGGAGCAGGCAGGGCCGTCATGTGGATGACACCCCGAATGATCTCCACGGCTTTGGCTAGGTGTATGAGCGGCATTCCCGACTGCGAAATTTGGTACGAGCCCTACGGTTTCTGTCATTTCGCAGAAGAGGAAATGAAGAAGGCAGGAATTATCGACATCCCGCGAAGTTATGATGGACACGAAAGAGAATTCTCACTTGCCAGCGAGAGGCTTGGTATAGTTTTCAACTGCGAATTTGTGGCCGATCAACTGAC GTATTCCAGTGTACAGAAGAGATTAGAGGAATCCAAAAGCAAGTACGTCTTTGTGAAGGACGAAAGCTGCGGGATGAATACAGATGACAAGAAGAAATATTTCCCTTTGGGATACAGACATTGCTTTCTTCTCAGACACCCCCTCCAGGTGTACAACTCCTTGCGCAAAGCTGGATTCAGGCAGCTGAAAGCAAGCAACATATTGCCAACGGACGCACAGGAGAAAACCTTCGACTTGCGTCAGTTCGTAGCTGTGTATTACTTGGAGAATATGTTCCAGCATCACTACAACCTGTGGAAGTACGTGAAGGAGAAGATCGACCCGTCCGTGATGGTGATCGATGCCTCCGACCTACTCAACCATCCCGGTGAGGTGATGTCCAAGTACTGCCAGGCCATGGGTTTCCCCTACTCCGAGTCCATGTTGGAGTGGGAGGCTTCTGAAGAGGTGCTCAAGACATGGAAGTGGCCGTCACCTAACCGGTATCGTAGTAAGATCTTCAAGGCCGCTGCCGTGGAGAGCACCGGGTTCTTGGCAGCTCCACCTGTTCCACCAAGGGATGATCTCCCTCCCGATGTCATTGACCTGGCAGACGAGGCAATGCCGTATTACGAGGAGATGTTTCTCTCCAGAATCAAGGTTTCCGCTTCCTAG
- the LOC140229145 gene encoding uncharacterized protein: MENQQPNVVEGTGKAILWTTPRMVSTAFAKCMGGIPDCEVWFEPYGYCNFAREEMGKAGTTDVPISSAGYEEPFQMAAERLGKILSCDFDIERLQYPNVKRKLEQSDWKYVFVKDQSSGMTDERLRMYLPAGFKHAFLIRNPFLVYNSLRKAGFKQLSAGNLLDESQNKEDTFDMRYYLADYYFEDAYQHHYNLWKYVKENIDPSTMVIDASDLLNHPGEVMSKYCQAMGFPYSESMLEWEASREVTATWKWPADTLYQNKAFMGVALESSKFNASAPIPPKDKLTPDVIALGEEAMPLYEEMYRNRLKVNVSA; the protein is encoded by the exons ATGGAAAACCAACAGCCAAACGTCGTCGAAGGGACGGGCAAAGCCATCCTGTGGACGACGCCGCGAATGGTCTCGACGGCCTTTGCTAAATGTATGGGCGGTATTCCCGACTGCGAAGTTTGGTTCGAGCCCTACGGCTACTGCAATTTCGCCCGGGAAGAAATGGGGAAAGCTGGAACTACTGATGTGCCGATCAGTTCCGCTGGCTACGAAGAACCCTTTCAGATGGCTGCGGAGAGACTTGGTAAAATTCTCTCTTGTGATTTTGACATCGAAAGACTGCA GTACCCGAACGTGAAGAGGAAGTTAGAACAATCTGACTGGAAATACGTCTTTGTAAAAGATCAGAGTTCGGGGATGACTGATGAACGTCTACGGATGTATCTCCCAGCTGGATTCAAACACGCCTTTCTAATCCGGAATCCTTTCTTGGTCTACAATTCCCTGCGTAAGGCTGGATTCAAGCAACTGAGCGCCGGCAACCTACTAGATgaatcacaaaacaaagaagatacATTTGACATGCGCTACTATTTAGCCGATTACTACTTCGAAGATGCGTACCAGCATCACTACAATCTGTGGAAGTACGTGAAGGAGAACATCGACCCGTCCACGATGGTGATCGATGCCTCCGACCTACTCAACCATCCCGGTGAGGTGATGTCCAAGTACTGCCAGGCCATGGGTTTCCCCTACTCCGAGTCCATGTTGGAGTGGGAGGCTTCACGGGAAGTGACTGCGACTTGGAAGTGGCCTGCAGACACCTTATACCAAAACAAAGCATTCATGGGCGTGGCTCTGGAAAGCTCGAAGTTTAATGCAAGTGCACCGATTCCACCTAAGGACAAGCTGACCCCCGACGTCATCGCTCTTGGAGAAGAGGCGATGCCGCTATACGAAGAGATGTATCGAAATAGACTAAAAGTCAATGTTTCTgcttaa